The genomic interval TAGCTAAATTGAGTGTATATGCCCTTGTTCTTGGCTGCCCGCCAGTGGCTACTTCAGGATCCTGTCCTTCAAAGGCTTTGCTATTGAACGAAAAAGGATTACTGATACCCGCACCAATATTTACATTTTTACAGCGCAATCTTTTGATCAGTTCTTTACTTAAGGAATAAGAAACATTGATATTCTGGCAGCGTAAACTGGAACCACTTACCACACGGTCTGCGCTATAATTATATAAATCATAGATCTTTTCGGCGTGTGTACTTCCCGGAATAAATACAGAAGGAATGGTATAATCAGGCAGTCCTGGAATAGTCGCATCTGTATGAGCTGGCGTCCATCTGTTCAACACATTTCTGGAGAAATTCTCAAACTCATTCGGGAGATTCTGATTACCGTCATAGAGCGGCGTGAGAAACTTTTTACCACCCAGCTGCACATAAAAACTGCTGCTCAGCGAGAGCATTTTGTAGCGGAAATTCATATTCACACCGGAAATAAAATCAGGATCCATTTTTCCCATATACTGCAGATAGGCCGTTGGATCTGTGAACGGATCTTTACCGCTGGCCACACTCAGGTCTATTTTAGGAATACCCGTTGCCGGATCAATCCCGGCATTTCTAAATGCATAAAAACCAGACACGGGATCACCAGGATTATTGAGCCCTCCTAATACTGCAGTGCGCCAGGTACGAAGCTGTGCTCCTGAATTTAAAATTTCATTGTTATTTTTTGACGTATTGATACCAACCGACCAGGTAAAGTTTCTGGTTCTGATGGGTACAAAGTTTGCAGACAGATCATACCCTGAATTATTCATGGACCCTCCATTCACCAGCATACTGGTCACGCCATACTCCAGCGGTACCTGCAGTGCAGTAATCAGGTCTTTACCATGTTTGCTATAATAAGAAAACGACGCTTGTACCTTGTTATTGAATAAACTGAAATCCAAACTTAAATTCATACTGCTGTTCTGTTCCCAGCGCAGATTACCATAAGGTAAAGAGCTAATGGTAAGCAGCATATCCCCGGTGTACGCATCGATCACACCACTTTGTAACGCTGAGCCCGGCGTTTTGATAATCAAATCCGGACTAACCGCAGCAGAGATATTTCGCTGATAACCAAAAGAGCCGCTGAGACTCAGATTAGAAAGCCAGTAAGACGAAGCAAACCATTTCTCATTGGCCATATTCCATCTTATCCCACCTGCATATACAGGAGTAAATTTTGCATTGGTAAACTGTCCAAAGCGGTTTGACCTGTCATTACGTAAGCTGAAGTTGGCCACATAACGGTTATCATAAGTATAACTCGAAGTGAAATATATACCTGTGGTATTCGTCAGGTTATCTGTAATTTTAGGCACAAAACGGGTAGTGTAATCATTCACAGCCGAAATCCCGTAAGAGATTGTACTTGCCGGAAGTGTAGCGAATGCTTTTCCGCGGTCCCTGAGGTAACCTAACGAAGTATTCGCATAGCCGGTATATCTCGAACTGTTAATTTCCTGGCCAATCATTATCGCCAGTACATGTTTCTCATTAAATGCTTTATTATAAGAAATACTGTTACGCCAGCTCCATGAATTGTTACTGTTCTGATCAATATTATATTCACCTCCAACAGGCATTTTACTTTGTTGATATCCCGCATCTATAGGTTTATACATCCCATAATCGTAAAATCTGTAGGTTCTGGCAACATACTCAGACTGCTCTGTAGCATAACTCTCTCCCGTTGTAGCAATAGAGTTATAACTGAGTAAACTCTGTACCTTAAGGCCAGGTAAAATATCATAATTAGCATCAATTGAGGCATTTGCAGAGAGCACATTGTTTGTATTTCCGGTATTCGCTATTTCATTTAAAATATTAAATTTCCTTTCACTGAGGTTCCTGTAAAATGACAGTGATCCATCCGGATTGTAAGCCGCTATTGACCGGTTAGTTTTTGAGGCATAGGTATAAGGATCGACCTGGTTGAAAGCTGATGTTGTTCTTTTCGAAGCAGATAATCTGGCAGACAAATTAAACTTTTTTGTAACCTGGGAACTTACACTGATATTACCCGTGAAGCCTTTACTATCATTGCCTATTGCTGTTCCTTTTACATCGTTGTAACCAAAAGAGGTATAATAGGATGTATTATTACTGCCGCCAGAAACACTGAGGTTATGGCTCATACTGAACGGCGTCCTGAAAAGGATATCAAACCAATCTGTGTTCATGGTTTCCAGTGCAGCAACACGTGTATTGAACTGATCTGCAGTGATCGTTTTGGCATACAGATAATCATTTACCGCACCAGCGTAGCCAATATTATTGTTCACAAGGTTTGATACCAGTCCGCGGGTAAAGATTTCCCGTGATAAAGCCACCCTTTCTTTTGAATTCATCAGGTTTAACTTATCGTAAGTAACCCGTTCATTGCTACTCATGGCCACAGAATAATTGATCGAAACTGGTCCCGCCTTCCCTCGTTTGGTCGTAATCACAATTACGCCGTTCGCAGCCCTTACGCCATATATTGCAGTTGCAGCTGCATCTTTCAGCACGGTAATTTCATTGATGTCATTTGGATTTAACCAGGCAATGGAATTACCTACAAAGTTTCTGATATAATCAGCATTATCTGGTGTAATAGCCCCCAGCGTATTCAATTCCTGTGCTTTGAAAGGCAGCGGATCTTCCTGCACTATACCATCCACTACCCAGATCGGCTCTGCTGAACCAGACAGTGTAGAGGTACCACGAACCCTGGTCCTTTGTCTTGCCCCTACCAGTCCGTTGGTATTGGTAACGGCTACACCGGCCAGTTTACCCTGTATCAGCTGTTCTATAGAACTAATACCATTGTTATATAAATCAGACATTTTTACAGTAGAAGTGGCACCCACCATATTGCTTTTCTTCAGCAACTGGTAACCTGTACTTACAGCAACTTCCTGCAGGTCGCTTGTCCTGCTCTTAACCACTACAATAACATGGGTCCTTCCCTCTACCTTAATCTCTACCCGCTCTCTGCCTACTGCAGTAAAAATAAGTACAGCGTTTTCATCTATATTGACAAAAATAAAACTACCCACATTATTGGTGACGGTATTTCCGAAAACACCTTTTACAGCTATTGTTATTCCGGGCAGTGGTTTCCCATTTTCATCAACCACTGTACCGGTAACAATAATATCATTCACATAATTTTTTGGTTTTTCTATTTTTACCCGTTCCTTCACAATCACAGTTCGCTCTTCTACAGTATAAGTAAAGGGCTGATTGACGAAACAGGCTGCAAGCGCATCTTTCAGCGCAGCATTATTGACATTGATATTTACATTATTTGCCTTGAGCAGAAGCTTGCGGTCGAACACAAAGTCATACCCGCTTTGCTTACGGATTTCTTTAAAAACTTTTTCAAGCGGTGCATTGTTTTCCTTCAGGGTAATGCGCTGCGCATATACAGCAGCACTTACTTGCATTATCGCCACTATGGTCAAGAGCAGGGTTAATCGCATAATCAGCAAGAATTTATGGACATGACTGTTCGGCACGCCAAATGGTTTAGTATAAATTTTATACATTTGGTAGGTTTGGTTGGTTTAGTTGATACTGATGCAAATTATTGACGTAAGGCCAGACCATCTGCCAGAGGTGTTAGCGCACCTCTGGCTTCTTTGTTTACAGGCATTACTGTTGAAAATGTGGAGTAGTTATTTCGTCACAGTAACCCTCCTTCCTTCAACTTTAAAATGAACTTTTCCGGTTGATTCAATCACTTTCAGCACAGCGCCTAAATTTTTAGTGCGCGACACCCATCCGCCAAGCTCCAGATCTTCCGGAGCAGAGGCGTCATAAATAATCTCTACGTTATACCAGCGGGCAATTCTGCGCATGATTGCACTGAAATCTTCATCCTTTAAAACAAAATCGTTGTTTTTCCAGGCTAATACCGTTTCTGTATCCACATTCACTATCCGGGCGGTGCCTGGCTTTACGCGCGCCTGCTGACCAGGTTTAAGGATGAACTGTCCGGCACCATCGGATTTAATTTTTACTGATCCCTCCAGTAAGGTAGTTCTCTGATCGGGTTCATCATCGTATGCATTGAGATTGAAGTGCGTTCCCAATACTTCCAGTATTTGTTGAGGAGTCACTACCCTGAAAGGCTGATCTTTCTGATGTGCCACTTCAAAATAGGCTTCTCCTTTAAGGGTGACCCTGCGTTCTTTGGCACCGGCAAAACTTGAAGGATAAGTAAGTGACGAGGCTGCATTCAGCCATACCCTGGTTCCATCCGGCAGCTGCACCTGGTATCCGCTCCCAATAGGGGTTTGCAGTGTATTCAGTGAAGAGTTGCTTTTCTTATCCTGCTCTGCAACATGATATACGAGGCTGCCTTCCTTTGTATTGGTAATTTGAACACCAGCCATATTCACTAGCTGACCTTTCCCCGCCTTCTCTAAATTAATTTTGCTGCCGTTAGCAAGTGTCAAAACAGCTTTTCCCAGGCCTGGCTTAAATTGATAGGCGTGTGCTGTTGATAATGGTGTGCGAAAAAGAGATGTGCTGAAGTACAGACCAGCAGCAACGATAATCAGTATTGCCGCAGCACTCAGCAACTTTTTATTATAAATTTTAAATCTTTCTGCCGGTACTTCAGTTGATGCCGGTATTTCAGTTAACGCAGGTATTTCAGCCAATGTGGGTACTGCAGTTGATGAAGGCAAATTAATAACTGCTGCCGAAAAACGATGATCTTCTGTTATTCTTTTAAAAACTATTTCCTGGTCATCCAGCTTTAATAAGGACTTAACACCGTCCGCCTGCAACTCATGATCCATGGATTCATAGAAAACACTTTCATAATCGGCATCGCCTATATACAAAAGCAGTTCATCAAATTCTTCCTGATCCATTGTTTCGTTCAGGTAACTATATAATAAGTCTTTTAGTCTTTCGCTATTCATCCGGTCGGCCATCAGATATTTTATAGATCTGATTTAATAGTAATACAATTCAGGTGACAGAAAGAAGTAGTCGGTTTTCATTTTTTTTTTATAAAAAAAAATGAAAACCGGCAAAACGCTGTCCAAACGCTCTAAATAGAGAATAGCTGAATGAATTATTTATAGATAATTGAAATCAATGAAACTAAAAGAATGTAATAACGGGAAGAAAAATGAATTCTAATCATTTTCAAAGCCTCAGAAAGATGTTTTTTGACCGTATTTTTTAGAATACCTAAAGAAAGCGCAATTTCATCCAGGGAAAGCCCCTCATTTCTACTCATTCTGTAAACCTGCTGCTGTTTTTCTGGCATTAAAGCTAATGCTTCCGCTGTGATTCTTTTAAGCTCACTTAAAGACAAGGCATCTTCTGTAGTATTAACAGTCACTTTCAAATTGACGAAATGATGTTCAGCCGCAGATTTTGAGCTGGCAATCTGCTTAAGCCTGTTTAAGGAAAGTCTTTTTACTATCGTATATAAGTAAGAAGAGACGGGATATCTTTCATCTAATTTTTCACGGGTAACCCACAACTGCATCATCGTCTCCTGTACTATCTCTTCTGCTTCTTCCTTACTTTTCAGGTATCTGAAACTGAAATAATACAATTTTTTAAACCATCTGTCAAAGATAATTTTAAAGGCAACCTCTTCCCCATTCCTCAATCTTACAACCAGATCCGAATCGGGTAAAGCGCTATTATCATTCATGTGGTGTATATAAAAGACCTGATACTAACCTGGTTATCAAAAATAAGCAGCTTAGCGATCCTCTAAAATCAAGATAAAATGGCGGAATTCCAATAAAAAGCAGGAATATATAAGGTTTGACAGCAAATTCAGCTACCTGAGGCCACCATACCTATGCATGATGGCCTTAAAAAAATTTAAGCCTTTGGCCAGTCGTTCGTATGTTCCGCATTCCCAAGCTTCAGCTTACGCGCAGACAGTACAAAACTTAAAGTCATTGGTGTATTGTCATTGACAGCGATTCCCTCGTTATATTGAATGATATAACCATCTTCAAATGATAATTCTTTCATCTTTGCATCTTCTTCGCCCTTTTTGAAGACGATAGTTCCAGACAAAGCTTTATATTGGTTATTTACCATTGATTCAATGATTGACGTATCCTCAGTTGATTCGATTTCAACATGAATAGTTCCTCCATATACACCTGATGAAGGACGGCCTTTAGCGTCTACATCTCTATTTAATGAAAAACTGCATTGCAGCACATCGAACTCTTTTGATCCAAGAGTTAATCTGGTTTTAAAAGCCATGATAATATTTTATTGTAAAAATTTGTTAATTGATTAACGCAATAAAATTGAGAAATCTGTATAAAGATCGCAATTAGGATAGTATATACAAAATGAGCTCAGAATTTTAACGGTTAATTACGCTTTAGGCCAGTCATTCGTATGTTCTGCATTGCCTAGCTTTAATTTACGGGCAGAAATCTGGAATTTCATTGTCATCGGACTATCTCCGGTAATTCTGATTCCTTCAGAATACTTCACAAGATATCCATCTTCAAAGTGAACCTCTTTCATCTTGGCATCCTCATCAGCTTTTTTGATCAGTAATACCCCGGCCAGCGGTTTATACTGATTGTTGACCATAGCTTCTACAATAGAAGTATCCTCAGTTGATTCGATTTCTACATCGATTGTACCACCGTATACACCAGAAGAGGGTCTCCCCTTTGCATCTACATCACGGTTTAACGAATAAGCACAATGAAGTACGTCGTACTCCTTGCCCGAAAAGGTTAATCTTGCTTTGAAAGCCATAACTTTAATTTTTGGGTGAAATTTTTAGTATTTACTATATAAAACCTAACAAAAAGTTTGCCGTTATTGCAAAAAGCCCCTTTATGGACAATCAGAACGCATTCACCAAATCATATGTTCACAGATTGGGACAAAAAAAAGTCTGCCAGCAAACTAAGCTGCGGCAGACTCCATTTTAAAATTTAAAATATTTTAATTAGGCCTTAGGCCAGTCATTTGTATGTTCAGCATTACCGATTTTCAACTTACGTGCTGAAATTACAAAACCTAAAGTCATTGGTGTATTGTCGTTAACGGCAATTCCCTCATTATACTGAATGATATAACCATCTTCGAATGACAGTTCTTTCATCTTTGCATCTTCTTCGCCTTTTTTGAACACAATTGTTCCTGAAAGTGGCTTGTACTGGTTGTTCACCATTGATTCGATCACCGAAGTATCTTCAGTTGACTCTACCTCAAGATGGATAGTTCCACCGTAAACTCCTGATGATGGACGGCCTTTTGCGTCTACATCTCTGTTTAATGAATAGCTGCACTGCAACACATCGTACTCTTTAGAACCTAAGTTCAATCTGGTTTTAAACGCCATGATAATTTTTTTTTAAATGTTAAACGGTCAATTACAATTAAGCCTTAGGCCAGTCATTAGTGTGCTCTGCATTACCCAGTTTTAATTTACGGGCAGAGATCTGGAATTTCAAAGTCATTGGATTATCTCCAGTGATATTGATTCCTTCTGAATACTTAACGATGTATCCATCTTCAAAATGAACCTCCTTCATCTTTGCATCTTCATCAGATTTTTTGATGAGCAAAGTGCCGGTTAAAGGTTTGTACTGATTGTTTACCATTGCTTCAACAACTGAGGTATCTTCGGTAGATTCGAGTTCAATATCGATTGTTCCACCATAAACTCCGGAAGAAGGTCTTCCTTTTGCATCCACATCACGGTTTAGAGAATAGGCACAATGAAGTACATCGTACTCCTTGCCCGAAAAGTTTAATCTTGCTTTGAAAGCCATAACTTTTTGTTTTAGGGTTATTATTTATAATTACTAAGACAATAGCAAATAGTTTGCCAAATCATCTTATTATCAACAAGATAATAAATAATTCTGAATAATCCTGCAAAAAGTGCTTTAATGCTAAATAATCTTCGATCCGAAGGCCTCCAGCTTCCTTAACCACTTCTTACTGTATTCATTATCCAGAGAATACAACTGTCCGATTGTGTTGGTTAAGACCGGATGGAACCGGCAATTTTCGAAAACGTTTCTTTTAATAGACAGGTAAGTAATTTTCTTGTCTTGTTTCCAGTACTCAAAAGTTTCCTGGTCAAGAATAGAAACGATACGGGCAGATTTGCCGCTAAAATTAGTATTGATTTTCTGCTGCGAAGGATGAAAAACCTGGTCAGGCATAAACAACCTGTCAAAGAACCCCGTAATCCTTGTAGGGATAGATGATAAATACACAGGACAAAACAAAACCACATGATTTGCCCATAAAATCAAATCCAGTGCACGTTTTAAATCAGGTTCCAGTTCACTTACCCGGTTATTAAATTGCTTATTTGAATTAAAGATCAAATCAACAATAGCAATCTCTTTGATATGTGCACCAGCTTCTTTAGCGCCCTTAACATATGCCTGTATCAAATAACTTGTAGCAGCAGTTTTTTCAGGATCACCATTTATGATCAATAGTTGTTTCATTTATTTGCGGGCCTATGTAAGAATCAATTGCTAAAATATGAAGAAATTGTTAAGCGAAGAAATATGAACCGATATATAAAAAAAATATCCGGACAGATTATAACAATCTGTACCGGATATTTTTAAAAACAAATACATATTCCGTCACCACAAAAGCGGCAAATCCTGTTTTTTATTGCTGTGCGTATTCTGAACTCCAGGTCGTCTCTTCATCCTCCCCTTTTTGTCCGTCAAGCTTCACCACGAAACTTTTTGCAGGGAAATAAGGAGTGATGTGGATATCCAGGTGAATTTTATCTTTCTGTAATTCATCACGCTCAAAACGCATAATTTTGAAACGCTCAATTAAACGCTCAGGTCCCTGAATACCGTCCAGAAACTTCACAATCTGTCCACGCAGATCCTGCTCAGTTTTAGAAGTCCAGTTTTCAAAAGCTCTTCTGTTTAAGAAATCAAAAAGTACTTTCGTTACATAATCAAACACACGTACTACAGAATAAGTCTGTAAACCGATGTTATCACCATTAAACAATGTTTTCGCAGAAAAAGCCATTACTTTTCCATACTCATTTACCATTGGCACTAAACCAATACGTTCCAGGTGAGAAATTTCACTCTTTTTAAGGTCAAACTTAACTCCATCCACATCATTGATCGCACCATGTTTCTTACCAGCAGTTACCTGTGACATCAAAGTATAGTACATTTTTCCAGCTAATGCAGCTGAACCCGGAATTGTTAAATCATCTTCCTCACCAACTTCACTCACTTTACCCCTGCCCACTAACCAGTTACAAGTCATGATCACATTCGATCTGAAAGCGTCAGCACCTGTTAAATTAGCCGCAGTAAACAAATCAATAACATCATCAGGCTGATCCAGATCGGCGAAATCAGTCACTAACATCGCTTTATTTTCATAAGCCACCTTACCCCACTTCTCTACTACTTTATTAGAGCCCATATAACCAGGGATAACCATTAAAGAGTAATTTTCACGTAAATCAAGACGGTCATATTTTTGTTTCAGCTCATCGCTTACATAATCTACAAACCTTGGATTGTCCAGATCTTTAATCTGATCCATAGAAGCATTCAGCAAGACTACATTTTTCAACTTGTCTGCCTCGGTATTCTGATAGAACAAATTCACAGAACGGTAAGCCTGCTCCAGTTCCCTGGTACTTTCCAGCGCTGAAGCTATATTTTTATTCAGGTTTTCTTCTGCAGCCAATAATTTCTCCGTACTCTTTGTCGTCATGGAAGCTACAGAATCAGAATCTTCCAATACATCAATCCACAACTGGATTTTCTTCTTTAACTCTTCTCTTTCTTTTTTCTTTTCATCACCTGTCAGGAAAATCTGCTTTCTTGCCTTTCTTTCAGGGTTTAAATTTTGTAAACCATCAACCGTTGCTTCCAGTAAATCGAAACCACCAACTCTTGCTAATTTATCTAAACTCTCCTGGAGAGACAGTTTCCCCATTTCTTGCTTTTCTGCTGGCTTGAAGCCTGCAGCCTGGGAGTTATCTTGTGTTATTTTTTGTTCTTCTGGAGTTGCCATAATATATTTATAATCTACCTATGT from Pedobacter sp. WC2423 carries:
- the tssD gene encoding type VI secretion system tube protein TssD → MAFKARLNFSGKEYDVLHCAYSLNRDVDAKGRPSSGVYGGTIDIELESTEDTSVVEAMVNNQYKPLTGTLLIKKSDEDAKMKEVHFEDGYIVKYSEGINITGDNPMTLKFQISARKLKLGNAEHTNDWPKA
- the tssD gene encoding type VI secretion system tube protein TssD, translated to MAFKTRLNLGSKEYDVLQCSYSLNRDVDAKGRPSSGVYGGTIHLEVESTEDTSVIESMVNNQYKPLSGTIVFKKGEEDAKMKELSFEDGYIIQYNEGIAVNDNTPMTLGFVISARKLKIGNAEHTNDWPKA
- a CDS encoding SusC/RagA family TonB-linked outer membrane protein, producing the protein MYKIYTKPFGVPNSHVHKFLLIMRLTLLLTIVAIMQVSAAVYAQRITLKENNAPLEKVFKEIRKQSGYDFVFDRKLLLKANNVNINVNNAALKDALAACFVNQPFTYTVEERTVIVKERVKIEKPKNYVNDIIVTGTVVDENGKPLPGITIAVKGVFGNTVTNNVGSFIFVNIDENAVLIFTAVGRERVEIKVEGRTHVIVVVKSRTSDLQEVAVSTGYQLLKKSNMVGATSTVKMSDLYNNGISSIEQLIQGKLAGVAVTNTNGLVGARQRTRVRGTSTLSGSAEPIWVVDGIVQEDPLPFKAQELNTLGAITPDNADYIRNFVGNSIAWLNPNDINEITVLKDAAATAIYGVRAANGVIVITTKRGKAGPVSINYSVAMSSNERVTYDKLNLMNSKERVALSREIFTRGLVSNLVNNNIGYAGAVNDYLYAKTITADQFNTRVAALETMNTDWFDILFRTPFSMSHNLSVSGGSNNTSYYTSFGYNDVKGTAIGNDSKGFTGNISVSSQVTKKFNLSARLSASKRTTSAFNQVDPYTYASKTNRSIAAYNPDGSLSFYRNLSERKFNILNEIANTGNTNNVLSANASIDANYDILPGLKVQSLLSYNSIATTGESYATEQSEYVARTYRFYDYGMYKPIDAGYQQSKMPVGGEYNIDQNSNNSWSWRNSISYNKAFNEKHVLAIMIGQEINSSRYTGYANTSLGYLRDRGKAFATLPASTISYGISAVNDYTTRFVPKITDNLTNTTGIYFTSSYTYDNRYVANFSLRNDRSNRFGQFTNAKFTPVYAGGIRWNMANEKWFASSYWLSNLSLSGSFGYQRNISAAVSPDLIIKTPGSALQSGVIDAYTGDMLLTISSLPYGNLRWEQNSSMNLSLDFSLFNNKVQASFSYYSKHGKDLITALQVPLEYGVTSMLVNGGSMNNSGYDLSANFVPIRTRNFTWSVGINTSKNNNEILNSGAQLRTWRTAVLGGLNNPGDPVSGFYAFRNAGIDPATGIPKIDLSVASGKDPFTDPTAYLQYMGKMDPDFISGVNMNFRYKMLSLSSSFYVQLGGKKFLTPLYDGNQNLPNEFENFSRNVLNRWTPAHTDATIPGLPDYTIPSVFIPGSTHAEKIYDLYNYSADRVVSGSSLRCQNINVSYSLSKELIKRLRCKNVNIGAGISNPFSFNSKAFEGQDPEVATGGQPRTRAYTLNLAISL
- a CDS encoding NAD(P)H-dependent oxidoreductase encodes the protein MKQLLIINGDPEKTAATSYLIQAYVKGAKEAGAHIKEIAIVDLIFNSNKQFNNRVSELEPDLKRALDLILWANHVVLFCPVYLSSIPTRITGFFDRLFMPDQVFHPSQQKINTNFSGKSARIVSILDQETFEYWKQDKKITYLSIKRNVFENCRFHPVLTNTIGQLYSLDNEYSKKWLRKLEAFGSKII
- a CDS encoding RNA polymerase sigma factor, which translates into the protein MNDNSALPDSDLVVRLRNGEEVAFKIIFDRWFKKLYYFSFRYLKSKEEAEEIVQETMMQLWVTREKLDERYPVSSYLYTIVKRLSLNRLKQIASSKSAAEHHFVNLKVTVNTTEDALSLSELKRITAEALALMPEKQQQVYRMSRNEGLSLDEIALSLGILKNTVKKHLSEALKMIRIHFSSRYYILLVSLISIIYK
- a CDS encoding DUF5458 family protein produces the protein MATPEEQKITQDNSQAAGFKPAEKQEMGKLSLQESLDKLARVGGFDLLEATVDGLQNLNPERKARKQIFLTGDEKKKEREELKKKIQLWIDVLEDSDSVASMTTKSTEKLLAAEENLNKNIASALESTRELEQAYRSVNLFYQNTEADKLKNVVLLNASMDQIKDLDNPRFVDYVSDELKQKYDRLDLRENYSLMVIPGYMGSNKVVEKWGKVAYENKAMLVTDFADLDQPDDVIDLFTAANLTGADAFRSNVIMTCNWLVGRGKVSEVGEEDDLTIPGSAALAGKMYYTLMSQVTAGKKHGAINDVDGVKFDLKKSEISHLERIGLVPMVNEYGKVMAFSAKTLFNGDNIGLQTYSVVRVFDYVTKVLFDFLNRRAFENWTSKTEQDLRGQIVKFLDGIQGPERLIERFKIMRFERDELQKDKIHLDIHITPYFPAKSFVVKLDGQKGEDEETTWSSEYAQQ
- the tssD gene encoding type VI secretion system tube protein TssD, with product MAFKARLTFSGKEYDVLHCAYSLNRDVDAKGRPSSGVYGGTIDVEIESTEDTSIVEAMVNNQYKPLAGVLLIKKADEDAKMKEVHFEDGYLVKYSEGIRITGDSPMTMKFQISARKLKLGNAEHTNDWPKA
- the tssD gene encoding type VI secretion system tube protein TssD; this encodes MAFKTRLTLGSKEFDVLQCSFSLNRDVDAKGRPSSGVYGGTIHVEIESTEDTSIIESMVNNQYKALSGTIVFKKGEEDAKMKELSFEDGYIIQYNEGIAVNDNTPMTLSFVLSARKLKLGNAEHTNDWPKA
- a CDS encoding FecR family protein is translated as MADRMNSERLKDLLYSYLNETMDQEEFDELLLYIGDADYESVFYESMDHELQADGVKSLLKLDDQEIVFKRITEDHRFSAAVINLPSSTAVPTLAEIPALTEIPASTEVPAERFKIYNKKLLSAAAILIIVAAGLYFSTSLFRTPLSTAHAYQFKPGLGKAVLTLANGSKINLEKAGKGQLVNMAGVQITNTKEGSLVYHVAEQDKKSNSSLNTLQTPIGSGYQVQLPDGTRVWLNAASSLTYPSSFAGAKERRVTLKGEAYFEVAHQKDQPFRVVTPQQILEVLGTHFNLNAYDDEPDQRTTLLEGSVKIKSDGAGQFILKPGQQARVKPGTARIVNVDTETVLAWKNNDFVLKDEDFSAIMRRIARWYNVEIIYDASAPEDLELGGWVSRTKNLGAVLKVIESTGKVHFKVEGRRVTVTK